Part of the Mercenaria mercenaria strain notata unplaced genomic scaffold, MADL_Memer_1 contig_743, whole genome shotgun sequence genome is shown below.
TCATAACAGTTAGGTCATAACCTCTtgataaaacgtttaatgactacTAAGTacaactggaaaattgccatgacccaaaaaaGCGATAGTAAATTTTAGCAAAGTAGAGCAACTGAGTCTAATTCCGACCCGGGGGCAGTATCGACCCCCGTCTGTATATTTTGCTAttaatcataattataaaaaaacatagaaaaatatcaacagggaatgccacgcaccaaaaacgtagcctcctcaaaacgaaacccccagcacgcagacgcgtgcaccacacacacatacacataaggacaaaacgaacaacacacacgcacacaaagccaacacataagacgaaacgaacaaacaaaggaacacagtggggtaccgccttggaacggtcagtggcaaaaacaccactggggagcttaaaccggtttatggtgcacccaACCTcgctcttacccccaccatgttccaaagacatgggacagtgtaaataaaagtaatcccctccaggtgaatctctcacacacgtaatggaaacaaaaaggcatggcatgtaaaacacaaaaatgctcgtgtataaatatataaaaaacaaaccttaagaaccaaaaacgtatgtactcaatgccttttcagaagtagATCTATTATGAGACCTCTTCCGAGATAAACATTAATGACGTCATCGATGACGTAAAACGCGGCCATTTTGAATCTTTCTCGAGTGAACAAAGCGTACTTTTTACTGTTGTGTCAAAATTGTACAAAGTTAACGGTTCCTATAAGGTAGGTCAGTTTTCTGATGATACTAGATATCGCGTAAGCAGTTTTACATACATAGTTTTGATGATTTGTTACCTGTATAAtggtttaaaatattgtttaaacatgcattcaaagtcaaataaaatctggaaagtagatccctcggaagcaccgagaacaaggcaaacagtgaaaattgcagactcggtttgattgagtctgttcatgagcagtaatggaaaatgcaacactgcccacgccccctagcaccggcttaagcagtattcaatcttcaaatctaaatgagttgaaatcaatgatcccgaaggaccagagaaaaacaaagaaaaatatcaaacagggaatgccacgcaccaaaaacgtagcctcctcaaaacgaaacccccagcacgcagacgcgtgcaccatacacacacacacacacacccaaagccaacacataaggacaaaacgaacaacacacacgcacacaaagccaacacataagacgaaacgaacaaacaaaggaacacagtggggcaccgccttggaatggccagtggcaaaaacaccactggggagcttaaacaggtttatggtgcacctaacctcactcttacccccaccatgttccaaagacatgggacagtgtaaataaaagtaatcccctccaggtgaatctcttacacacgtaatggaaacaaaaaggcatggcatgtaaaacacaaaaatgctcgtgtataaatatataaaaaaccaaacggagcaacaagagaaacacccttaagggcccgacgaaacagtccagaagacaaatatcaaaacagttcagtcctggtaggatttaaaaactgcttatcatagagtcctccccctcttccgtcagacgcaatcaaagagggaagcgtagtgtccaactgtaaacgggttgaacactaaacatgcggtatgtctcataACCGCATTTGGTATGTAGATATCACGGGGTCGATATtaacagaatgattttattgaaatcgTCTAATATCGACCCCTCTTTACAATAATGTCCgttctttcaaatatttgtttttctttttggcttCAAAATTAAACCTACTAGAAATAATATTAAACGAAGATAATCCAGATATAAACGTTCCTTTCCAACGgggatttgtttttcaaagtaagcagttttgaaacagtttcaaattgtctgttttaaaaagttgacagtaatattttctttacttccagGATGTCGAGTCAGGTAAATGCGAGGAAAAGGGTGAAGTACAATCCCCAATCGATGGCAATGGCAATACAGATGGTCAGGAGCGGCCAAATGAGCAAAAGGGAAGCGGCAAAGGCTTATGGGGTACCGAAAAACACCTTACTTGATAAGCTAACAGGTAGAACTCAGGAGATAGCTAGCCTAGGAAGAACAACTGTACTGACGCCGGCCGAAGAGAAAGCTTTGGTATCATACGCCAATTTGATGTGTGAAATAGGGTATCCTATAACTCGAAAGGAACTAACATTTGAGGTTCAACGTATCCTTAACATTGATGGCAGGGACACGCCGTTTAAATGCAACCTTCCGGGAAAGGACTGGTTCTCGGGTTTTCAGAAGAGCCATCCAGAAATGACCTTTCGAAAACCTATGGCCTTTGGTCATGAACGAGCAGCTGCGGTGACAATGGAGAAGTTTAATAACTGGTATACTGGGGTATACGACTATCTTCAGACAAACTTTCCAGATACGTACAAGGACATGCTGAAAGATCCACGTAGGATCATTAATGCGGACGAAAGTTGATTTCCATTGAGTGTTAAACCGGGAAAGGTGTTAGCTTCCTCTGGTGCAAGACATGTATACAATGTAGTTTCCAATACCAAGTTACAAATTACGGTTATGGCCGGCTTCAATGCCTTCGGGGAATACTTGCCACCTGATTCTGTTCCCTGGTGAACGAATCCGTGATGTAGGATTGGCAGGGTTCCCTGAAGCCATTTACACGACCACCCAAAATGGTTGGATGAATTCCTCAACATTTTTCTTAAGCTTCTTGATAAGTTTATCTCAGATAAGGCTATTGCTCGCCCCGCCATTCTCTTTGTAGATGGCCATTCAACACATATGACTCTAGAGGCAGCCCAGTTTTGCAAAGAAAATAGTATTATACTATACTGTCTTCTACCCAACGCTACTCATTTATTACAAGCAGCTGATATTGGTCTATTTTCACCAATGAAATCGGCCTGGCAGGCGTCCGTTAAAAGTTGGCAGATGGCAAATATAGGTGAGGCGGTAACAAAAAAACACTTCCCTGCCATTTTTTCAAGAATCTTGGTATAAGGTCGCTACCTTTCTGAATGCAGCCAATGGCTTCCGTAGGGCGGGTCTCTTCCCATTCACACCTGCTGGTGTTGATACATCGAAACTTGGCCCATCGAAAATGGTCAGGACAGACATAAACTCACCTATCTTGACAGCCACAATGACTAATGTGTCCTCTGTTGACAAAGTTCCATCAGAAAATATCGTTTCCTCTACGTCCCAGATAACGCATGTCCCTTCCAACTTCCCCAACTCTACTACCACTGCTACTGAACATGTGCCTCACCTGAATCAAAGTATACCTCTAGTAGATGTGCAGACACCTGTAAGTAGCCCATCGCAGTTAACTACTTCACCCTTAATTGCAcgtagccccccccccccccccccccccccggtcataaCAGTTAGTGAAATAGCGCCCATATTGGTCACAAATGTCGATACATCAATCAGTAATGCCACGTCTACTATCTCTTGCAACCAGACATACATACCGCCGACAAGTTCGCTTCAAATCAAGTCCAGAGACCCTTCAAGTGTGTCTGTAGCATTCCAGTACTTAAGAGTGcccgaaataaaacaaaaaaagaaaacccaGCAACTCCGCCAGTTTACCTAAGGCTTTTTCGGGAGATGAAGCAATAACGATGTTAAGAGAGAGCAAAGAGAAAATGAAAGAGGAACAAAGATTTAAAGAACAAAGAAAAATTGAGAGAAAGTTAAAAAAGGAGCAGAAAGAGCAAGAGAAGGAGAATCGTAAGCTTGAGAGAGAAGAAAGAAAGAGAAACAAGTCGAaactaaagaaacaaaaaacaaaatccaaaGAGGTGTACTCAAGTTCAGAATCTGACACGTCCGATATTCCATACATGGACAATGACAGTGATGACTTTGAAGAAAGTTTCGTCGATGTTTGTCCGGTTTGTAGTTTTAGGTCGGGCAAAGCAGAGGGGTGGTTGAATTGTGAATCGTGTGGCAGATGGTGGCATGTCGACTGTGCAGGGTATAACGAGGCGGAGGTTCATGACGAGGCTTTTGTCTTTGTGTGTAATGTCTGCGAGTAACCTCTAGTGCTAttctatagaataaaaaaaattcacgTCCAGTTTGATtcattactttcatttttatgcaGTCTTAGTATTATCTCAAACGACTAACATGTACTTTATTACTAGCGGATAGTAATCACACTGCTGAATGTTTGGTCGGTTTAttcaatagaaatgaaaataaatttgacatactgccaatttcagaatagctcgccgtttcagtgtttgcatcatacacttgtagtcactgactgatatcgattttcttatcgtgagtggctaattttgtaaccgtcatttacattaACTCCGCCCAAGTCGCGAGTCAAGTTATGTGGGTTTTTCCCATTAATTTGTCTTAACAACACATAAATTGCcagtcatacaatgtatttatggttttaaaacttgatgatattacagtttaagtcgtatctcagaatcagtttcaaatgaaacattttttacaatctgtgactgattacaattacgtaaaactgtcccgattagtgtcgcattatctaaaagtacttaatttttctgtcagcgatgataaaaatcattaatccattatagcctcactacaaaatgcaaattaagtcagcgcataaagtttatacatgtaaaattacacatgtgtttttaccacttggtcagagatctaagtttacaatagtaaatcatagcccgattggcatcacttttcatgtcaaaaaagtaaaatatttaatttaaacataaactccctgtttaaatacgttactcaagctataaaggcaataaacagttctgtgagtttgagattctaccaaatattggctcgaattaactgaaatatagccgTGGTACATGGGAAGAACCTCTGCAAGAAACGTCCAAATTTCTCAGATAAAGAGATGTGATtggtagcaaggctcgaacccgtgCCCTCCCCACCCACCCAATTGACCAAATCAgagattacagtgatttcaagttagcgactaaccacttgactacggggatagtcacatgatggatggatactacaattcctagtttagaaatcacacgggcacattattgcaataaagcagAAGTCAGCATTGACTTAGGGCGACGAGTTAGATTAACAGCTTATATTTACATCTATTTTTTCCgtttgactaaaatgttcatgacatcacatactacatggtttctgtatgcagtaataatttgacggatttctatgaaaaatttataatttttgatatggaagacttttccaacgaaatttcaatcgatgacaatcctttgttttaatattttacacatcacgcgtatatatacagaacttacgtgtctcaaaagtggactcgtttgagagaagaaaatatcggtaaaagtattttatctttaatttcatttaaaaactgtgatagtagaatttgaattgtaaaaggcgatcttgcatagactttattcaccgttaaattgcctgtcacaaatactagaATTTAACGACCGTACCATTTAACAATATGCAGTTAATCAGAGTCACATGaccttttgaaagtttaaaatcataactatagttttcctatcatatcttgtccaacttcgacaattctgggcgtcgaactttgaaaaatcgaaatacatgtagcatttaGACACCAGACCCAGATAGACGTataattatactagtagtgacctcatcacattgtattttaccgacaatcggattacatctcatcatatgtagctttttaccatgtaggaaaggaaatacgtattagttaaaacataattgagccgcaccatgagaaaaccaaaatagtgcgtttgcgaccagcatgaatccagatcaacctgcgcatcggtgcactctgctcatgattcttactgttcgctaatagttactCCAATTGCAattggcgttgaaagcgaacagcatagatcctgaccagactacagacgcactatgttggttttctcatgtcgcggctcatatttttttgtataagtaaatgtttccgttgtcatttaaacaatgagatttaataatgacaggttcttcatgacatttaatttgacggattgtatatatttcaatataaattaacggatatctaagcttgtgaaatgtaaatatttattactacgtcgtgtgtttctgggagtgactgatgagccccgttaggctaggtttcgtaatTGTATATTCAAACAGTCTTTTGATTTGCTGGGCCTTTTTGTGTTCTCATCgttctcaacaacatgtattaaaaaagaacataattattatatttttccaaaataccttgcacaaatatgaacttccgctttaacatgacactgttatcttacgttcaaattaattagatattgaaaATCTATCATCTAAACTAACGTTaagagaccttgagaaacactcaagggtccacaggacctccctcaacagtcaccCACTCTTGAGAGTtggctcgactgtcactcacctttatgaatacaaatggaatctttcctgagtaaagacgtgaccgttaggcaatttatttgagtgtactcaatgagtggtgttggagtgtTGTATGTATCCTTGATAAGCCCAGGGGTGTTGAAAGATATCCGTCATAAAATTAccttggggctatattgcaacctgtatttgaaagtaaacggTGTCGATTGTAAAGATGTCAACtgctacattatcaaagtttattaatagtcattaaatttacaaatgtgattgaagtgatcgtttacaagaactaggaaaacaaatgatgaattgtttatgttggactatataaggagagttgtcattctacaatttcgatacttgaattgtgcttatcattatgtaatacatttggaatgaacattgaaaatgttgacacatgattagattgaaagacacatagatctagtttttaacagactgaaaactttttacacaaaactttgttttttaacgatATAGTGACACTGCTACAGGcataattgtaaagaaatattg
Proteins encoded:
- the LOC128554786 gene encoding uncharacterized protein LOC128554786, with protein sequence MLRESKEKMKEEQRFKEQRKIERKLKKEQKEQEKENRKLEREERKRNKSKLKKQKTKSKEVYSSSESDTSDIPYMDNDSDDFEESFVDVCPVCSFRSGKAEGWLNCESCGRWWHVDCAGYNEAEVHDEAFVFVCNVCE